One window from the genome of Streptomyces sp. NBC_00708 encodes:
- a CDS encoding SGNH/GDSL hydrolase family protein, translated as MSVSGRSTTPARFEAGHPSRTPRLALAAAAAVALLAGAASPGVAAPAAPASGDAVRYVALGDSYSSGLGIPQQTDTVCGRSDHNYPSLVAAAVGAQSFTDVTCAGAETTHMAGAQDTVAPQLDALRPDTTLVTLGVGGNDLDLAGVITRCVLVGYLAPHGSPCKTSFTLLGTDEIGSRINATAPKLDAVLDAIHARSPQARVMVVGYPSLLPDDGSSCRATIPLAEGDFGWVRDKEKQLDAMMAQRAGTHGAGYADTYGPSVGHDACQAAGTRWIEPADSDQGAGFHPNASGHRSMADAVLAALGH; from the coding sequence ATGTCGGTATCCGGTCGGTCGACCACCCCCGCGCGCTTCGAGGCGGGCCACCCGTCCCGCACCCCGCGCCTGGCCCTCGCGGCGGCGGCGGCCGTCGCACTGCTGGCGGGCGCCGCCTCTCCGGGGGTCGCGGCCCCGGCCGCCCCGGCGTCCGGCGACGCCGTGCGCTACGTCGCGCTCGGCGACTCGTACAGCTCCGGGCTCGGCATCCCGCAGCAGACCGACACTGTCTGCGGGCGCTCCGACCACAACTACCCCTCGCTCGTGGCGGCGGCGGTGGGCGCCCAGTCCTTCACCGACGTCACCTGCGCCGGCGCCGAGACCACGCACATGGCGGGAGCGCAGGACACGGTGGCGCCGCAGCTCGACGCGCTGCGGCCCGACACGACCCTGGTCACCCTGGGCGTCGGCGGCAACGACCTCGACCTGGCCGGCGTCATCACCCGCTGCGTGCTCGTCGGTTACCTCGCACCGCACGGCTCGCCCTGCAAGACGAGTTTCACTCTGCTCGGCACGGACGAGATCGGCTCCCGCATCAACGCCACCGCGCCGAAGCTCGACGCGGTGCTCGACGCGATCCACGCCCGCTCCCCGCAGGCCCGGGTGATGGTCGTCGGCTACCCCTCGCTGCTGCCCGACGACGGCAGCTCCTGCCGCGCCACGATCCCGCTGGCCGAGGGCGACTTCGGCTGGGTGCGGGACAAGGAGAAGCAGCTCGACGCGATGATGGCGCAGCGGGCCGGGACGCACGGGGCCGGTTACGCCGACACCTACGGCCCGTCCGTAGGGCACGACGCCTGTCAGGCCGCCGGTACGCGCTGGATCGAACCGGCCGACTCGGACCAGGGCGCGGGCTTCCACCCCAACGCGTCCGGACACAGGAGCATGGCCGATGCCGTCCTCGCCGCCCTCGGTCACTGA
- a CDS encoding TetR/AcrR family transcriptional regulator, giving the protein MTDPASEAPRRLSKGERTRARILDSATELFARSGYLAVSLRDIAAHAGLTHAGVLHHFPGKEALLLDVLGRRDELDGRRLFPGVLAPGEPEPEPAERLRRLLDVVTRNAGTPGLVALYAKLSAEASDPEHPAHLYFVRRYQVLRRETTGLLAELFAAADARDDPAAVAQQLLALMDGLQTQWLLEPEAVDMAEQVRAFLRRYGVEAGRG; this is encoded by the coding sequence GTGACCGACCCCGCAAGCGAGGCGCCCCGGCGGCTGTCGAAGGGCGAGCGCACCCGCGCCCGCATCCTCGACTCCGCGACCGAGCTGTTCGCCCGCTCCGGCTACCTCGCGGTCTCGCTGCGCGACATCGCCGCGCATGCCGGGCTCACCCATGCCGGGGTGCTGCACCACTTCCCCGGCAAGGAGGCCCTGCTGCTCGACGTGCTGGGCCGGCGCGACGAGCTGGACGGGCGCCGGCTGTTCCCCGGCGTCCTGGCCCCGGGCGAACCGGAACCGGAGCCCGCGGAGCGGCTGCGCCGGCTGCTGGACGTGGTCACCCGCAACGCGGGGACGCCCGGCCTGGTCGCGCTGTACGCGAAGCTGTCGGCGGAGGCGTCCGATCCGGAGCACCCCGCGCACCTCTACTTCGTACGGCGCTACCAGGTCCTGCGCCGCGAGACGACCGGCCTGCTGGCGGAGCTGTTCGCGGCGGCGGACGCACGGGACGATCCGGCCGCCGTGGCCCAGCAGTTGCTCGCCCTGATGGACGGGCTCCAGACGCAGTGGCTGCTGGAGCCCGAGGCGGTCGACATGGCGGAGCAGGTCCGCGCCTTCCTCCGGCGGTACGGCGTGGAGGCGGGACGCGGCTGA